Proteins encoded in a region of the Streptococcus sanguinis genome:
- a CDS encoding precorrin-2 dehydrogenase/sirohydrochlorin ferrochelatase family protein has product MYPVMINIREKKVVVVGGGKVAARKIKTLLTEQAAVTVVSPTLHTDIPQAEIQWLARPYQTGDLEGAKLVFACTDQEEVNRQIMEEAAPSQLVNNTGDKTFSDFYNVAIARKKDVSVMISTNGLSPSRSKEIRKKIEAILDQL; this is encoded by the coding sequence ATGTATCCAGTCATGATTAATATCAGAGAGAAGAAAGTCGTGGTAGTGGGAGGCGGCAAGGTCGCAGCGCGGAAGATTAAGACCCTGTTGACTGAGCAGGCTGCTGTGACGGTGGTCAGTCCGACTCTGCATACTGACATTCCTCAGGCGGAAATTCAGTGGCTAGCTAGACCCTACCAGACAGGTGATTTGGAAGGTGCGAAGCTGGTCTTTGCCTGTACAGATCAGGAGGAAGTCAACCGTCAGATTATGGAGGAGGCGGCACCCAGTCAGCTGGTCAACAATACGGGCGACAAGACCTTCTCTGACTTTTATAATGTAGCCATTGCGCGAAAGAAGGACGTATCTGTCATGATCTCGACCAATGGTCTCTCGCCTAGTCGCTCCAAGGAGATTCGCAAGAAGATAGAAGCAATTTTAGACCAACTTTAA
- a CDS encoding cob(I)yrinic acid a,c-diamide adenosyltransferase, with the protein MRIYTKYGDKGFTRLYGGDRVSKTHIRVEAYGTMDELCSHLGYVVSEMRDYPILDDLRLECEEIQQHLFDCGSDLATPRELRPYKQEPANVSWLEERMDEYMHIPPKIDRFIIPGGHRIASLLHVARTMTRRLERRMVAVIEAEEAVNEVGLIYINRLSDYFFVLARLVNDRLEEPDTVYKRSAKIFREKK; encoded by the coding sequence ATGAGAATTTATACGAAATACGGAGACAAGGGCTTTACACGGCTCTACGGTGGGGATCGAGTATCCAAGACTCATATTCGGGTCGAAGCTTATGGAACGATGGATGAGCTATGCTCTCATCTAGGCTATGTCGTATCTGAGATGCGTGACTATCCCATCTTGGATGACCTACGTCTGGAATGCGAGGAAATCCAGCAGCATCTCTTTGACTGTGGCAGCGACTTGGCGACACCGAGGGAATTGCGTCCCTACAAGCAAGAGCCAGCTAATGTCAGCTGGCTGGAGGAGCGGATGGATGAATATATGCATATTCCTCCGAAAATCGACCGCTTTATCATTCCGGGTGGCCATAGGATTGCGAGTCTTCTACATGTGGCCCGAACCATGACCAGACGCTTAGAGCGGCGCATGGTAGCTGTTATAGAGGCAGAAGAAGCGGTCAATGAGGTAGGATTGATCTATATCAACCGCCTATCGGATTACTTTTTTGTGCTGGCTCGCTTGGTCAATGATCGTCTAGAGGAGCCGGATACAGTCTACAAACGCAGCGCGAAAATCTTTCGGGAAAAGAAATAG